A window of Haloarcula marismortui ATCC 43049 genomic DNA:
CGAACTGCCGGGGGCCGACGGGGCGACGTACTCACTGTCGGATTTCGCGGACAAGGACGCACTACTAATTGTATTTACGTGCAACCACTGTCCATACGCGAAAGCGAAGATAGACGAGCTAAATCGCCTCGCGACAGAATACGACGACCTCGCTGTCGTCGGGATTAATGCCAACGACCCCGAGGAGTACCCCGACGACTCGTTCGAGCGGATGCAGGAACTCGTCGAGCGCGGAGAGATACAGTACGACGCGTATCTATTCGACGAGTCACAAAATGTCGCAGCCGCGTACGGTGCCCGCTGTACCCCCGACCCGTTCTTGTTCCGGAACGACAATGGGGCGTTCAAACTGGCGTACCACGGCCGCCTTGACGACGCGCCGAACCCGGACGACGAACCGAGCGAGCGGGAGATGGCTACACACGTCGAAACGTTGCTGGATGGCGACCAGATTACGGCGGTCGAGAAACCATCCAGAGGGTGCTCGATAAAGTGGAAGCCCGGTAACGAACCCGCGTACTGGGACGTTTGATCGGGATGGCCCGGCGTGGGCAAGACAACCGAGACAAATGCGTTGCCCGTGCTGAGATGGTGACCCAGTAGACGCACTAGTTATAACTTCAATCGTATCTACGGGAACCTTAGGTAGTGGTTAGTTGTCAGTATACATACAGTATAAGAAACTCAGCACCGAGGTGAAGACGGTCGTCAACGAGATGCTCGACGACCAGTCAACTGAAGCCAGTTCTGGAAACCCGGGCGTCGATACCTGCTGTTAGATTTCGTCCAGAGATTCGAACCCGCTCCAGCACTCGCAGTCGAGGTCGTCGATGGACGTGACTTCGTCCGGAAGTGAACTTATCGGCATCCCATCATCAAACTCATCACACTCCTCGATATGAATAGAAAAGTCGCTACTCGACATGACTGGCATAGACACTGATACGGCATCGTACCGCAAAAATCCTCGGACTTGAGACGGTATAGAATAGGCACTAGAGGCTAGTTGTATAGAGAGAGCCGAGACGAGCACTGTCTCGTATTCGAGTGGCGCTCATCAAAAGTTACCGTATGTCAAGGGAACGCTTATTTGTTGATGGCTTTATGGTTCCAGATACGATACAGTACGCAATGAACTCCGGGAGTGGGACAGTTGACCAGCCTCTGAAAGAGGCTGCGTCCGTATTGGTGTTGGCACGCAATGCAAGCGACGCCGAACGAGAGGGGTGTGCCGGGTTCCTGGCTGAGCAGGAGGTCAGTAAGTCGAAGGCGATCTGTGTCACAGTGTCCGAATCCCCCGATTCGCGCCTCTCGCTGTGGCAGCAGCACCTCGACGACGAGATGCCCGAAGAGGCGATCATCGTCGACGCCGGCAGCGAGTTACCGGCTACCTCACAGGCAGCAGCGTCTGGTGCGTTTCCTTCATTGACGCTTGATACCCTTCCCGCAACAGTGGCGCCGATAGACATCAGCGCGACCGTCTCTCGCCATCTCGGTCGGTTGGAGCAGGAAGATACACCGCTGCTTCTGTGCCTGCATTCACTAACTGGGCTGCTCGAGTGCTGGGAGCGTGACCGCGTCATCGCGCTGGTGACTGCGTTGAACCGACAATGTGCCGAGATGGACGTCTCGAGCCATCACCACATGGACCCCGAGGCCCATACGGAGGAGACAGTCGAGATGTTTCGGCCACTGTATGATGTCGTGTACGAGTATCTCCCGGACCACGGCTGGACCGTCACGGCGTCGCAAGACGCAGAAGAGACGCCGACGTTTCGGGACACTGTCACCCCACCTGGCGGCGTGAAGAAGGGCGACCCGGAGGAGCCCGAAACGATTCCGATACCGTACTCATTTGACCAGGTACTGGAACTGATCTCCGCTCCGCGGCGACGCAGTCTCCTGTATCACCTGAAAGACCGGTCTGAAACCGAGGTCCCACTGGACGACCTCGTCGACCGCGTCTACGAACGCGAAAAGGCTATTCCAGCCAGAACGACGCCGAAGTCCCGCGACGAGGTTGGCGTGTCGCTGGCACACAATCACCTTCCGCGGCTGGACGATCTGGGGATTCTCTCGTACGAGACAGCTGATAATACTGTTGAGTACTACGCCAATCCCGCGCTGGAGTCCGTGATTCAGTACGTCGAACGCCTCGAACTCGGCTAGTTCCGGTCCGGACCCACTCGTTTATGTTGCCGCTACCGGCATAGCCTGACATGGACGAAACCCCGCTCCCGGAAGTGACAGAGCAGTTCGCTCGCACACTGGCGCCAGCCAGCGATGCAATTATCGATGAGATGGACGCCAAAGCCGACCGAGAGGGATTCCCGACGGTCGGTCCCGCAGTCGGCGGGTGGCTCCGCCTCGTCGCCCGGATGGTCGACGCCGACCGTGTCTTCGAGTTCGGCTCCGGCTTCGGCTACTCGGCGTACTGGATGGCACCCGCTGTGTCCGACGATGGACAGATTGTCCTAACGGAGATCGACGCCGACGAACTCGAGGATGCCCGCGAGTTCCTCGACCGCGGCGGGTTCGCCGACCTAGCCGCCTTCGAGCACGGTGACGCAATCGAAATCGTCGAGAACTACGACGGCCCGTTCGACGTCGTGCTTATTGATAACGAGAAACACCGCTATGCAGAGGCCTTCGAGGCTGTCCAGGCAAAGGTGCCGGTCGGTGGGGCCGTGGTCGCTGACAACATGATCGAGGCCGGGCCGCTGGAATTTGCAGATGTACGGGCGTTGCTGGCTGGCGAGGACATCAACGCCAACGAAACGAGTCGCGGTATCGCCGCGTATCTCAAACGCGTCGGCAGCGACCCGGCGTTCGAGACCGGGCTGCTACCGCTCGGTGAGGGCGTCGCTGTGAGCGTCCGGGTGGAGTGAGCAAGCGGCAGCAACACGCTCCGATTCTCGCCGACGAAAATGCGGGTGCATAGCTTATGTATGAGGGCACACAACTCAGCGGCAACGCTGGTCCTAACGAATGAGTCTGATGATAGATATTCGGAAGCTCGGGT
This region includes:
- a CDS encoding thioredoxin family protein, with translation MVSLDSESDVLGRGDEAPTFELPGADGATYSLSDFADKDALLIVFTCNHCPYAKAKIDELNRLATEYDDLAVVGINANDPEEYPDDSFERMQELVERGEIQYDAYLFDESQNVAAAYGARCTPDPFLFRNDNGAFKLAYHGRLDDAPNPDDEPSEREMATHVETLLDGDQITAVEKPSRGCSIKWKPGNEPAYWDV
- a CDS encoding DUF7504 family protein, with the protein product MNSGSGTVDQPLKEAASVLVLARNASDAEREGCAGFLAEQEVSKSKAICVTVSESPDSRLSLWQQHLDDEMPEEAIIVDAGSELPATSQAAASGAFPSLTLDTLPATVAPIDISATVSRHLGRLEQEDTPLLLCLHSLTGLLECWERDRVIALVTALNRQCAEMDVSSHHHMDPEAHTEETVEMFRPLYDVVYEYLPDHGWTVTASQDAEETPTFRDTVTPPGGVKKGDPEEPETIPIPYSFDQVLELISAPRRRSLLYHLKDRSETEVPLDDLVDRVYEREKAIPARTTPKSRDEVGVSLAHNHLPRLDDLGILSYETADNTVEYYANPALESVIQYVERLELG
- a CDS encoding O-methyltransferase; protein product: MDETPLPEVTEQFARTLAPASDAIIDEMDAKADREGFPTVGPAVGGWLRLVARMVDADRVFEFGSGFGYSAYWMAPAVSDDGQIVLTEIDADELEDAREFLDRGGFADLAAFEHGDAIEIVENYDGPFDVVLIDNEKHRYAEAFEAVQAKVPVGGAVVADNMIEAGPLEFADVRALLAGEDINANETSRGIAAYLKRVGSDPAFETGLLPLGEGVAVSVRVE